The genomic interval AGGAGACCCACTTTGAACTACCGGGTCAAACCAAATTCTACCGAGGTAAAGTCCGCGATGTATATACGATTAACGACGATTTGCTCGTCATGGTCGCCAGCGACCGTATCTCGGCTTTTGATGTTGTCTTGCCTAAAGGAATCCCCTACAAAGGACAAGTGCTCAATCAAATCGCTGCGAAGTTCATGCGCGCTACTGAGGACATCGTCCCCAATTGGTTGCTGGACACTCCAGACCCTCAGGTAGCTGTCGGTCAGAAAGCAGAGCCCTTCAAAGTCGAAATGGTCATTCGCGGATACATGTCTGGACACGCTGCTCGAGAGTATGCTGCCGGAAAAAGATTGCTTTGTGGTGTTCCGATGCCGGAGGGAATGAAGGAAAATGACGCCTTCCCAGAACCCATCATTACTCCAGCCACAAAGGCAGAAGAGGGGCATGATGAGGACATCAGTAGAGAGGAGATTATTGATCGTGGCATAGTTGTTGAAAGTGACTATGTGCAGCTGGAAGACTATACGCGCCGGTTGTTTGCCCGAGGTACAGAAATGGCCAGGGAACGGGGGCTCATCTTAGTGGATACTAAGTATGAATTCGGAAAACTTGAAGACGGCACAATTGTGTTGATCGATGAAATCCACACCCCAGACTCGAGTCGATACTTCTATGCCGAAGGGTATGAAGAGCGACAGGCGCGAGGTGAAAAGCAAAAGCAATTATCGAAGGAATTCGTGCGCCAATGGTTAATCGCCGGAGGCTTCCAGGGCAAAGAAGGTCAGGTCATTCCGGAAATGACCGCCGATTACGTTGCCTCCGTAAGCGAACGCTACATCGAGCTCTACGAGCAGATTACCGGTGAGCGTTTTGAAAAGGCGGATACCACCCAGGTGGAAGAGCGTGTCGAGCGAAATATTCGGGAGTTCCTGGCACAATAGGAACACGAAAACACGAGAAGAGATGAAGAAGTGGATGATGACCTTAGCGGTCGTGTTGATGATCGCAGGAACGGCGCAAGCCCAGGTATTTCAAATCGGAGCCCGAGCGGGAATCAATAGAGCAGATGTAACTGCAGATGAGATTCTGGACATGGGCGATGATTTAGAGCAAAAATTGACGAGTGGAACTCAAGACTATGGCTACCACCTAGGACTGTACACGCGATTCAAATTGTTGGGATTGTACATTCAGCCAGAAGCCTTGTTCACCAAGCTGAATACGGAGGTGACTATTGACGAATACGAAAATGGGGTGCCTACAGGAAACACCGAAGATGCGAGAATCAGCTATACTCGCTTGGACTTTCCTATCCTCGCCGGCTTGAAACTAGGTCCAGTGCGCGTGAATGCAGGGCCCGTAGCGAGTCGCGTCATCACCAATGAAACAGAAGGGATTAGTATCACCTTACAGGACGGAACCTACTGGGGCTACCAAGCGGGTATTGGATTTGATATCTGGAAGATCTTGATCGACTTGAAGTACGAGGATGCTTTTAACTCACAAACCAATCAGGTAACCTTTGCCGGGCAACAGTTCGATGTAGATTCCCGCGCAAGTCAGCTTATACTTTCGTTGGGATACCGATTCTAAGTATTCCGAGAACCGAAGATATCGGTGCCGATGCGCACCATAGTGCTTCCTTCTTCGATTGCGATTTGATAATCATTGCTCATGCCCATGGACAATGTATCGCAAGCGGAGAAGGAAGTTTTGATTTGATCAAAAGCGGTTTTCAAGCTTCTAAACTCCCTTCGGACTTGATCCTGATCGGAGGTGAAGGTGGCCATGCCCATCAGGCCTCTGATCCTTAGACTTTCTAGACTGTGGAGCGATTTGGACTCGACCAACTCTACGAGCTCAGAAATCGATAGGCCAAACTTGGTGCTCTCCTCGGCTATGTGGACTTGAAGGAGCACATCTATGACTCGGTCGTTTTGCGTTGCTCTCTTATTGATTTCTTCAGCCAAGCGCAGACTGTCCACACCGTGCACCAAATGCACAAAAGGCGCAATGTACTTGACCTTGTTTCTCTGAAGATGTCCAATGTAGTGCCAGAGAATGTCTTTGGCTAGCGCCGGGCCTTTGACTTGCAATTCCTGAACCTTGTTCTCGCCAAAATCCCGGTGTCCCACGCCATATGCTTCTTCAATGGCTTCATTGGGCTTTGTTTTGCTTACTGCAACCAGGGTGACGTGGCTTGGGAGTCCAGCCTTGATGCGTTCTAAGTTTTCCGTAATGAAGCTCATTCGTTTCTTCCTTCTATAGGATAAACCGTCAGACCACTGCGAAGTTTAGGCTCAATGTAGGTGCTTTTTGGAGGCATCGTTTTACCCGCGTCAGAGATCCGCTTCAGTTGCTCCATGGAGACTGGATGCAGAGCAAAAGCTACAGCGAATCCACCGGAGTCGACACTGGCCTCCAAGCCAATGACTCCTTTTCGTCCGTCGAGGAAGGAAACGCGCTCATCGCTCCGTAGATCCTCTATACCTAAGAGAGGAGTCAATACCTTTTCGGTAAGGATTTGCGCATCCAAATCAGCTACAGGATCAGAGGGGTCCACCGCTTGTCCATCGTAGATGAGGCTGTACCATTCCCCGTCCAAATACATGGAGAAATCGTGCTTGGATCGCGGTAAGGGGTCCGTTCCTTGAGGAATTCTAGAGACCTGAAAATGCTCTTCAACGGCTTTGCGAAAACGCTCTGCTGTATGCCCGTTGAGGTCCCGAACCAAACGGTTGAAGTCCCAAATGTGCAATTGACTTTCCGGCATTAAAAGAGCCATGAAGTAACGACATGTACCGTTCTCACGGGCTTCTGAGCTGTTGCTGCAGATTTCTTCGGAAAGGAGTGCAGATGACGCACAGCGGTGATGGCCATCGGCGATGTACATCGCTGGAATACGCTGGAAGTAGCTTTCAATGGAGTGATGGTCTTCCTCTTCGTCAATAGTCCACAATCTATGAAGATGACCGTCCGTGGTATAGAACTCGTATTCAGGACGTTCCATGCGGTGACGAGCCACAATAACATCAAGTCCAGGGACATCTGGGTAGGACAGCAATACAGGCTCTGCATTGAAGTCGGTCACCTTAAGGTACTCTTTAAACATGGCTTCACGGGCACTTAAGGTGTCTTCGTGTTTGCGAATCGTGCCTTCAGCATAATCGTCAACAGCTGCTCCGCCGATAATGCCCATAAAGCTTCTACCGCGGACAACTTGTTCGTAAAGGTAGTAGGCGGGTTTCTCGTCCTGAACAAAATAACCTTCGTCCATGAATCGATGGAATTCCGATCGAACCGCTTCAAACTTTTCCGGACCGTACAGCTTTTCGCCTTCCCAATCTGGATTGATGACGCGAAGAAAGGTATAGGGGTTGTTTTCGAGCTTGTCCTTCAAGGCAGGCTCGGAATACGTCATGTAACTGCGCGTCGCAACCAGGTGCACCAAGTCGCGTGGCGGTCGTATGGCCCGAAAGGGGATAATCTTCGCCAAGGCGTTTCTTTTTGTGTGTGAACCGTAAAGGTAGTAAGCTTAGGCGAAGTGCTCGATGAGGTAACCGGCCATTTCGCTTCCGATTCGATCTTGAGCTTCTTCTGTAGCCGCACCAATGTGAGGGCTTAGGCTCAATTTTGGGTGCATCAAGACTTGAACCGGAGGTGTGGGCTCGTTCTCAAATACATCGAGTGCAGCAAAGCTCAAGTGCTCATCATCGAGGGCTTTCAGTAAAGCCGCTTCGTCAATTACTCCACCTCGTGCAGCATTGACAACGGCGGCACCAGCCTTCATTTTGCCGAATTCTTCTGCGCCCAAGACGTACTTTCCATCTGCTTGAGCAGGCATGTGAAGGGTGATGAAGTCAGACTGTGCTACGACGTCTTCCTTACTCATGCTCTCAAAAGCAAAAGACAGGCTCTGACCGTCGTAAAAGGACAAGTCGAGACTCACATTCTCTAGGAAAGGGTCGTGATATACAACCTTCATTCCAGCACCGAGTGCAATCCTGGCCGTAGCTTGGCCAATTCGACCAAATCCAAGTACACCTAAGGTTTTTCCGCGTAATTCGCGTCCGCTGGCGTAGGCTTTCTTGAGTCCTTTGAAGTTGGTTTCTCCTTCAAGAGGCATTTCACGATTCGCACTGTACAAGAAACGCACACCTCCGTACAGGTGGGCAAAGACTAACTCGGCTACGGACTCTGAAGAAGCGGCAGGAGTGTTTTGAACGCGAATGCCCTTTGAACGACCGTATTCTACGTCAATATTGTCCATTCCAACACCTCCACGTCCAACGAATTTGAGCCCTGGGCAAGCATCCATGAGGTCTTTACGCACCTTCGTTGCTGAACGAACGAGTAGGGCGGCCACATCATTTTCGTTGATAAAGTTTGCCAACTGTTCTTGAGCAACTTTATTGAGGAGTACCTCGTGTCCGGCTTCTTCGAGCATGGTTACGCCCACGGCAGCCATGCCGTCATTTGCCAATATTTTCATCTTAACCGAATTGCTGTTCAAAGTTCTTCATGACATCTACGAGTACCTGCACGCTTTCCAGAGGAAGGGCGTTGTACATAGACGCTCGATATCCGCCCACGGAGCGGTGACCCTTAAGGCCGTTGATGTCGGCACCTTGCCACATCTCATCAAATTTGGGTGCCAGATCTTCATTCTCTAACAAGAAACAAGCGTTCATGTTGGAGCGACTCGCTACCTCTGCAGTTCCCTTAAACATCGGGTTGCGATCGATTTCACCGTAAAGAAGATCAGCTTTAGCTTGGTTGAGCGCTTCAGCACCGGCAATACCGCCGTTCGCTTTAAGATGGCGCAAGGTCAACATGGACGCGTAAATAGGGAATACCGGAGGCGTATTGAACATACTGTCTTTGCTCAAGTGAACATCGTAGTCCAACATCGATGGAATGGTTCTTCCTGTCTTTCCCAAGATTTCTTTTTTCACGAGCACGAGTGTAGCTCCGGCAGGTCCCATATTCTTCTGGGCTCCGGCGTAAATCAAATCGAACTTGGTGAAGTCCATTACTCGACTGAAGATGTCCGAAGACATGTCGCATACCATGGGTACATGCGTCTCTGGGAACTGTTTTATGGACGTCCCGAAAATCGTATTGTTCGAGGTGCAGTGGAAGTAGTCTGCGTCTTCTGGGATGTTGTATTGGGATGGAATGTAGTTGTAGTTGGCGTCTTTTGAGCTGGCCACGACATCTACTTCACCAAAGAGCTTGGCTTCCTTGATGGCTTTATTGGACCATGTCCCCGTATCGAGGTATGCCGCCTTTCCGTTTTCCGCCTTCATGAGGTTGTTCACCACCATCAAAAACTGCATGCTGGCACCGCCCCCTAAAAAGAGCGCTTCATAATCATCCCCGAGTCCGAGAAGTTCTTTGGACAAAGAGCGCGCCTCTTCCATGATGGCGACAAATTCTTTAGATCGGTGAGAGATTTCGAGGAGGGAGAGGCCCATGCCGTCGAGGTCGAGAATTGCCTGTGCAGATTGCTCGAAAACGCTTTGTTGGAGGATACACGGTCCGGCGCTGTAGTTGTGCTTTTTCATCATGCAGAGTTTAACGCCCCAAAAATAAGCATTATAGGGAGCTCTCCATATGATGATAAAGTTACTTTTTACAGGTTGTGAACAGGTCTATCGATTGTTGACTTCGACGTCTTCAACCAGCCAAAATTCACCATCTCGGAACTCGATCGCGTCATAGCTAAAATCTGGGATGTAGAAGGCGTACATCCCAGGTTGGGCACCTTCTTTAGGAACCAAATGGTCAAAGACGTACATCCCTAACTTTCGATTCCACCGGAAACTCACGCCCGCATCTTCACCATACTCTAAGATGAATCGCGTTCTCGGGTTGCTGTCCACGTGGATGATGGGTTTTCCGAATCGCGGCCGATCCGCAATATCGAAGGTCAGAATTTCGAAAATCTTCATGTTGGAGAAGGGATCCTTTCCATTCCACCCCAGCAAGGTGTACAGGACTTCGCCTTTGTACCGCTCCTTGCGAATTTCGTAGTACAGGCAGCCAAACCAATTGTCCGCATCTCCAAGGGCAAAATCTCGATTTTCCATGCCCTGATGGTTGTCGAAAAGCTCGACGACGCGGAATTCCTCTTCACCGGGGATTTGAATAAAGCCATAGAACTCATGAAGCCCGTTCTCCAAAGGAAGCATCCAGGTGTAGATGCGGAACTTTTCATCCGGAGCCATGAGTTTGGAAACCGTGGTCAATCGATCGAAGCGGTAGCGGAAACTCTCCTTTTGCTTCAACATTTCGCGAAAGCCTGCACGCATCACTTCGTTGTGGTAGCGCTTGAGGGAATCGGACCGGCCGTTCAATACGACTTGGCCCATCATGCCGAGCTCATCTTCCCATAGATCCATGGTGGTCTTTTCGATACCGTAGGTGCGGACCGTGTCTTCGGACTGAGCTATCGCGCCGTAGGCGCAGAGGAGGAGAAGAAAGGCGAGGAGCTTGTTCATGTGTTTATAACGCTGTTCTCGTCACGATGATACAAAAAAGCCGCTCCTTTTCAGCAGCGGCTCTTCCGAATAATATCGTCTGATTAGAGGTGGAGAAAGTCCTTTTTCTCCAAAAGCTCCGATTCGCTTTCTACGTGTGCTTCATCCGGTACGCAGCAATCTACTGGGCAAACGGCCGCGCACTGTGGCTCTTCGTGGAAGCCTTGGCACTCGGTGCATTTATCGGTTACGATGTAGTACACGTCATAATCCACAGGCTCTTGCGCATCATCCGCATCCGCTGAAATTCCGGTCTTAGAAGTCACTTGACCACTCAAGCTCGTACCATCGCTAAAGCGCCATTCCTCGCCGCCTTCATAAATCGCGTTGTTTGGGCATTCGGGTTCGCAAGCTCCGCAGTTGATGCATTCGTCTGTGATCTTAATGGCCATAGGGCAAGTCTTTTTGGGGTTACAATCGTACCTTTGAACGGCAAATATAACAACAAATCACTGTCAATGTTTCCCTTAGAGGACCGCAAAAACGCCTTGATTTCACTTGGCCGCTTTCTCGCCCAATTTGGCCCTGAGGGCCAGCGCGATGAGCATCCGCTGAACCACGATTACTACGACGCCTTTGCGACGCTTCTCGATCACCAATTCACCAAGAATGCTTGGTTCACTCCGGAAAACGTCCGCTTCGCGGTCGGTGCTTGGGGAATGGCCCTACGGGCCGATGCGGTGAACGAGTGGTTCCAGCGCGAGCAGCCGTCCGAGGACCTCTCTGATCGCAAGGTCGGCGTAATTATGGCCGGAAATATTCCGCTGGTCGGAATGCACGATTTGCTGAGTGTAGTGGCCTCTGGACATCAGCTCGTCGCCAAATTGAGCAGTGATGACGCCCATTTGATTCCGGTCATCGGTCGGCTTTTGGAAGAGACCGCTCCTGCACTTAAGGGGCGTTTGGCCTTTACTGAAGAAACGCTAGGAGACGTCGATGCCGTCATTGCCACGGGATCGGGGAACACGGCTAGATACTTTGAGTATTACTTCCGCGACAAGCCGGCTCTGATTCGCCGCAACCGAAGTTCTGTAGCCATTTTGGATGGCTCTGAAACACCTGAGGAGCTCGACGGTTTGGCGGATGACGTCTTCCGTTACTTCGGGATGGGATGTCGAAGCGTTTCTAAGGTATACGTGCCCGAAGGCTACGATCTCGATCAACTCTTTGGGGCATTTTACCGCTTCAAGGACATCATCGATAACAACAAATACGCCAACAACTACGACTACCACAAGGCCATCTTCTTGATGAATCGGGACGATATCACCGAAAATGGATTCGTCTTGCTCAAGCAGTCCGAAAAGTTGGCCGCCCCAGTCAGTACCGTGTTTTATGAGGAGTATTCAGACCTTGATGCGGTTCGCAATCAACTGTCTTTAGCGAAGGATGAGCTCCAGTGTATCGTGAGCAAAGATCATGAATGGCCCCTGCACGTAGCTCCAGGTCAAACCCAGCGCCCCGAGCTTTGGGAATACGCGGATGGGGTGAATGTTATGAAATTCTTGAAGGCGGTTTAATGACTTTACTAGCCGGGGAGCTACTCTTTTACAAAGCGGTTAAGGCTATTTCGGACCTCTAAAAAATATAGGCCCGATTTCAATTCCGACACATCTACGCACTCACATTCTGCGTCGTATGGAACAAGTGCAATGAACCGCCCTTCAGGGCCATACACCCTTAACTTCTCATTGTGGAGAGGAGCACGACCACCTATGAATACGGTATTCTCACAGGGGTTTGGATAAAGGATCGAAGGCCTTCTCGGTTCGTTTAATCCCGCAGTGGCAGCGCATTGATCGATTTGCCCAAACTGCTCGATGGCGTTAAAGACATCTTGCTCCACAGTATAGAAGACAGACTGATTGTTACTCTGATAACCCATACCTACACCATTCGTTACGAATACGAAGCCTACTTTTCGAATGGTATCGAAATAGGCATCACTAACTAAGCCGTATGCCTCACCCGTATGACCAAACATTTGCTGGCTTCCAGAAAGGGCAACATCGTTTCCTGGATAAGAAGTAATCCGGTGCATGCCCAGTCCCCAACTTCGAAAGAGTCCGAAGTATGGATTGCCGTTGACCCCGTTGTAAGACCATTGATTGGAGCTCATCTGAAGGCACGCTGCCGGTGAAAGGAGGGTTGCACCATTCCACGTTCCTTGATTCATGAGGCAAAGGAATAAAACGCTTAAGTCCTCCGCTGAACATCTGAACCCTCCTTGCGGTGCGAATCGTCCTCCGTTAGTCCCGGGCAAATACCCTATTGTGTTTCCTGGAGGTAGTGGAGTGCCTTGATAGTCATCTACTTGTGCCGTCCAAACGCCCCCTGGCTTACGGTAGAGGACAGCTAGCTCATTTAAGTCTTGAAGATCTGAAACGTTGAATGATGCATCTAAGCCCAATGGCTGGGAAATGTTTTGTTTGCAATAGACGTCAAACCGGAGTTGTGATACCGCTTCGACAATGGTTCCAAGAATGACGTAGTTGATGTTGGCGTAGTTAAAGTACTGGCCGGGTATTGTTTGGTTGAATTGGGTGGCATCGTAATAAGCCCCTGCGGGTTGAAGTAGTGCGTTCAGGTTTGGGATTGGGGTGCTGTTGTAGGTTGCGCTTAAAAAACTGGAATAGGTAGGCCCATCAATAATTGACGAGGTATGAGATAATAGCATACGCACCGTAATGGAATCACTCGTATAATGAGGATTCGATACAGCATATCCGAGATAAGTATTGATGTTTTCGTCTAGATCAATCAAGCCTTGATCGACCAATTGCATAACGGCAATTGCCGTAACGGTCTTGGATATACTCGCTACTCGGTATTTCGTGTCAGAAGTAACCGCGATGCCTCTCCCGTAGTCAGCTGTGCCGAATTCGTGGCTTGCAATGACCCCGTTTTCACAGAAAAGGACAAGGGAGCCGCCCATCATATCGTTTTGTACACCGATATGGCTAAAGGCCGAGTCGAGACTCTGAGCAGTTAGGTTATAGCCGACGAGTAGGCATATACTCAGACAAATTCTACTCCAACCGTTCATATGCGCCGAGATCCGGACCGATGTCATTTAGTCTTGGGTTTCCAAGCAGGTCAAAGGGAATCTGCTGGCTCAGCGAGAGCTTGGCGATGTTCTGGGCGCCGCTCAAAGTATCGAGCTGATTATCCCCGTTAAAGGGATCCACAAACTTAGGGTCCACATTCCAAGAGATTTGATCGAACTGTGTGGGGTCGCTGAAATCGATCCACGGTTGGTTGGCGTAATCGTTTTGGTTTAAACGAATGATGCTGTGCTCAAAGAAGTACTCAAATTGACGATCATCATCTCGATCGAAGCCTAACTCATTCGTATTATTTCCGTAGATAATGCAGTTCCCGAAATAAGCCTCTTCCAAATCTCTGGGGATGATGTTCCCGTTGATGTCCTCGTACCAGTTATTCAAAAGAACCGCAGGGGTACCACGCGAACCACCCACCCAGTAGGCGCTCATAGTACAGTGCTCAAAGCGATATCTTCCTCCAATCTGGCACACCACATTGTGGATTCCGCAATTGCTGATCTCCACATTTTGCGCCAATAGGTCTGTTCCTTGACCCAGGATTCCCACGGAGGCCATGTTTCTAATAATGGAGTTTCGAATGGTTAGATTTCGCTGACCAACGCCCGGCACGGTGTCTACGCGAAGTCCGACCGTTCCGTTTTTAATGGTGGCGTATTCAATTTCATTGTCTCTAGATCCGGCACTCAACCAAATAAAACCCCATTGCCCCGGTTCTTCTTCGAATTCAGGCTCAAGGCGATCTCCTTGAATGAGGACGTGATTAGCCTCTTGCCCCTGAATCTTCAAGGTGCCCCCATTGAAGACCCATAGAACGGCTTGGTCGTGCAGATGGACGTTCGCTCCAGCCGTGATGTCCAATTGGCAATCCGTATCCACCACAGCAAAGCCATAGATAACGTGGGGTTTATCATTGAGCCACACATCATTGCAATCAATAATGGAGTAGCGGAGGATCACGTTGCCTTCACTGTCGGTCAGATCGGTGTCGGGGTAGTGGAAGTAGGCGTCTTGCCCCCAAGCTTCCATAATGACGCGCTGTTGGTTGCCATTGGTGTTGCAGATGACGCTGTCTTCTAGAATGAGTGGATTGTTGTCGTTATTCGGGTCAATAGTGACTTCTGCAAACACGTATATACTGTCTCCACCGTCGAGTACAATATTGTTTAGCTCGTTGGAAGGTGTTCCGTTGATGTTCAATCGAAACTTACTGTTGTCACCGCCGGCTAAGGCAATACGGTCAATTTCAACGGCTTGATCGTTCCGGTTGTAGATTTTGAAACTGCGCGTCGCGGAACCAATAGTGGTGAAGACGGTATCAAATATGACCGTATCTTTGCTGAAGCTCAGTTTAGCTGCAGGATCAGTAGTGATTTGCTGCTCTTTTCGACAAGCCGCGAAGAGAAGGACAACACCGAGCAAAATGAATGTTCCGATACGCATGGGTGCAAAAGTATACAATCATGTACGAAGGATTAACGAATTTATTTTCTCAAAGGGTTGGTGAATTTGGTATAACTCCGTATTTTTGCGCTCCCAATTAAAGGTAGAAGACATGAAAGAAGGAATTCACCCAGAAGGTTATCGTTTAGTCGCTATGCGCGATGTAAGTGATGGGTATACCATTATCACCAAGTCTTGTGCAGAATCTAAAGAGACTGTAGAAGTGGATGGTGTTGAGTATCCTTTGGTAAAATTGGAGATCTCTAGCTCATCTCACCCATTCTACACCGGTAAGATGAAGCTTGTAGATACCGCTGGTCGTATTGACAAGTTCAAGAATAAATACGCCAAGTTCTCGAAGAAATAAGACGCTTTACAGCGATCGAAATAAAGGTAGACCCCGCCCTAGGCGGGGTTTTTTATTTCCCTATTTTTGGGTAAAACCTAGGCACATGAACATCCTGCTTTTCGACGGACCGGAACGCGATGACTTACTCCCATTGACCTTTACACGCCCTGTCGCTGATTTACGCTGCGGAATTTTAACCCTGCGGGAGAAGTGGGAAAAGCGCAGCGGGCTGACCACAACGACCTTGACCGAGGAGTACTTAAGTGCCAAATGGCCGGCTGTTGAGGCCGAGGATAATATCTTGGTCAACGGCGCTGCCTGTGTTAATGATGAGCTTTATGAAGCGGTGACTCATCTGGCCGTAGGCCAAGTGCTTCACGCTAAAGGGGATGAAGAAGAGCCTGGGCCAGTTTTGGCCGTTCGAGCCAGTATCGATGCTTTGGAAGAGGGTGCTTTAGAGGAAATGGAGTCCGTTGAATTTGAAGGTGAATACGTTCATATCCAATTTCCTTGGGATTTGTTTCGAAACAACGGCGAGGAATTGGAGCGCGATTTTGAGCTCCTGACCAATGGAAGAGAGAGTGCGCCCATTTCAACGTCCAACACCCTGATCGGAGACCGTGTGTTCTTGGAAGAAGGAGCTTCAGTAGAAGCTTCTATTTTAAACAGTACAGCCGGACCCATTTATGTAGGTACAGACGCCACCATTATGGAAGGCTGCATTGTTCGTGGAGGCTTGGCGCTTTGCGATCATGCCACTTTAAAAATGGGAGCTAAAATTTACGGGCCTTCCACCTTTGGTCCGCATTGCAAAGTCGGTGGAGAGGTTAACAATTCCATTATGATTGGCTACAGCAACAAGGGGCACGACGGCTTCTTGGGGAATAGTGTCATTGGTGAGTGGTGTAACCTCGGTGCGGATACCAACAACTCAAACCTCAAGAATAACTACGCTGAGGTGAAGGTCTGGAACTATCCCGCCGGGCGTTTTATTCCGACCGGTTTGCAGTTTTGTGGTCTCATAATGGGGGATCATAGCAAAAGCGGAATCAATACCATGTTCAATACGGGAACCGTTGTCGGTGTATCCTCGAACATATTCGGAGGTGGTTTCCCTCGGACCTTTATCCCGAGCTTTAGCTGGGGAGGATCGGGTGGAATGACTCAATTCAAGCTTGCAAAAGCGGAAGAAGTGGCCACCAAGATGATGGAGCGAAGAGGTCTGTCGTACGATGAAGTGGAGCAAGGCATTATGCAGGAAGTGTACAAAATGACTTTTCCAAAGGAGGAATAACCTGACCTTCTGTCATTGGCACAGCGATTGCAAAAGAGGTGTTCATCGGCCCGCAGGGCCAAAATCAGTCTTTTGAATACCCAGAACTGACAATATTACCATATATGGATCTTTCCGATTATGACTTTCAACGCGTGTCTTCCGGTGGCTTTGCCGACGAAGACAGCGAATTTATACCCTTGATGACCTCGGAGGACGAGGAGCAAATGAATGCCGAAGAAGTTCCGCAGGATTTGCCCATTCTTCCGCTGCGCAATACCGTACTCTTTCCAGGTGTCGTGATTCCCATTACGGTGGGGCGTGACAAGAGTATCAAGCTCATTAAAGATGCCTACAAGGGCGACAAGACCATCGGCGTGGTGGCGCAAATCGACAAAACGGTAGAGGAGCCTGGTGCCGAGGATTTGTACCGTGTAGGAACCATGGCACGGATCATCCGCATGTTCCGAATGCCTGATGGAAATACGACCGTGATCATTCAAGGTAAGAAGCGCTTCCACTTGGAAGAATTGACAGAGACCGATCCGTACTTCCGTGCAATGATCAAGTCCATGGAGGAGGCCAAGCCTGCTGCTGGCGATGAGGAATTTGAAGCCCTCGTAGGAACCATCAAAGATCTGGCCCTACAGATCATCAAGGATTCCCCGAACATTCCGACCGAAGCGACTTTTGCGATCAACAACATCGAAAGCCCGAGCTTCTTGGTGAATTTCATTTCTTCCAACATGAATTTGGAAGTGGAGGAGAAGCAGAAGATGCTCGAGATGGCGGACCTTAAGGTCCGAGCCAGCCAGACCTTGAAGCACCTGACGGCTGAACTTCAGCTCTTGGAGATGAAGAACGAGATTCAGAGCAAGGTCAAAACCGACATCGACAAACAGCAGCGTGAGTATTTCCTGCACCAGCAGATGAAGACCATCCAAGAGGAATTGGGTGATAAGACTTTCGAAGCCGAATTCCAGGAGATGGAGGAGAAGGCGGCCAAAAAGAAATGGCCCGAAAAGGTAGGGGAAACCTTCACCAAGGAGCTGAATAAGCTTCGCCGCATGAATGCGCAAGCTCCTGATTTTACCGTACAGCGCAACTACCTAGAGTTGTTGCTGGACCTTCCCTGGAACGAATACACACAGGACAATTTCGACCTGAAACACGCCGAAAAAGT from Cryomorphaceae bacterium carries:
- a CDS encoding phosphoribosylaminoimidazolesuccinocarboxamide synthase, which produces MAQPLKETHFELPGQTKFYRGKVRDVYTINDDLLVMVASDRISAFDVVLPKGIPYKGQVLNQIAAKFMRATEDIVPNWLLDTPDPQVAVGQKAEPFKVEMVIRGYMSGHAAREYAAGKRLLCGVPMPEGMKENDAFPEPIITPATKAEEGHDEDISREEIIDRGIVVESDYVQLEDYTRRLFARGTEMARERGLILVDTKYEFGKLEDGTIVLIDEIHTPDSSRYFYAEGYEERQARGEKQKQLSKEFVRQWLIAGGFQGKEGQVIPEMTADYVASVSERYIELYEQITGERFEKADTTQVEERVERNIREFLAQ
- a CDS encoding outer membrane beta-barrel protein, with amino-acid sequence MKKWMMTLAVVLMIAGTAQAQVFQIGARAGINRADVTADEILDMGDDLEQKLTSGTQDYGYHLGLYTRFKLLGLYIQPEALFTKLNTEVTIDEYENGVPTGNTEDARISYTRLDFPILAGLKLGPVRVNAGPVASRVITNETEGISITLQDGTYWGYQAGIGFDIWKILIDLKYEDAFNSQTNQVTFAGQQFDVDSRASQLILSLGYRF
- a CDS encoding YggS family pyridoxal phosphate-dependent enzyme; this encodes MSFITENLERIKAGLPSHVTLVAVSKTKPNEAIEEAYGVGHRDFGENKVQELQVKGPALAKDILWHYIGHLQRNKVKYIAPFVHLVHGVDSLRLAEEINKRATQNDRVIDVLLQVHIAEESTKFGLSISELVELVESKSLHSLESLRIRGLMGMATFTSDQDQVRREFRSLKTAFDQIKTSFSACDTLSMGMSNDYQIAIEEGSTMVRIGTDIFGSRNT
- a CDS encoding DUF1015 domain-containing protein gives rise to the protein MAKIIPFRAIRPPRDLVHLVATRSYMTYSEPALKDKLENNPYTFLRVINPDWEGEKLYGPEKFEAVRSEFHRFMDEGYFVQDEKPAYYLYEQVVRGRSFMGIIGGAAVDDYAEGTIRKHEDTLSAREAMFKEYLKVTDFNAEPVLLSYPDVPGLDVIVARHRMERPEYEFYTTDGHLHRLWTIDEEEDHHSIESYFQRIPAMYIADGHHRCASSALLSEEICSNSSEARENGTCRYFMALLMPESQLHIWDFNRLVRDLNGHTAERFRKAVEEHFQVSRIPQGTDPLPRSKHDFSMYLDGEWYSLIYDGQAVDPSDPVADLDAQILTEKVLTPLLGIEDLRSDERVSFLDGRKGVIGLEASVDSGGFAVAFALHPVSMEQLKRISDAGKTMPPKSTYIEPKLRSGLTVYPIEGRNE
- a CDS encoding D-2-hydroxyacid dehydrogenase; translated protein: MKILANDGMAAVGVTMLEEAGHEVLLNKVAQEQLANFINENDVAALLVRSATKVRKDLMDACPGLKFVGRGGVGMDNIDVEYGRSKGIRVQNTPAASSESVAELVFAHLYGGVRFLYSANREMPLEGETNFKGLKKAYASGRELRGKTLGVLGFGRIGQATARIALGAGMKVVYHDPFLENVSLDLSFYDGQSLSFAFESMSKEDVVAQSDFITLHMPAQADGKYVLGAEEFGKMKAGAAVVNAARGGVIDEAALLKALDDEHLSFAALDVFENEPTPPVQVLMHPKLSLSPHIGAATEEAQDRIGSEMAGYLIEHFA
- the serC gene encoding 3-phosphoserine/phosphohydroxythreonine transaminase; the encoded protein is MKKHNYSAGPCILQQSVFEQSAQAILDLDGMGLSLLEISHRSKEFVAIMEEARSLSKELLGLGDDYEALFLGGGASMQFLMVVNNLMKAENGKAAYLDTGTWSNKAIKEAKLFGEVDVVASSKDANYNYIPSQYNIPEDADYFHCTSNNTIFGTSIKQFPETHVPMVCDMSSDIFSRVMDFTKFDLIYAGAQKNMGPAGATLVLVKKEILGKTGRTIPSMLDYDVHLSKDSMFNTPPVFPIYASMLTLRHLKANGGIAGAEALNQAKADLLYGEIDRNPMFKGTAEVASRSNMNACFLLENEDLAPKFDEMWQGADINGLKGHRSVGGYRASMYNALPLESVQVLVDVMKNFEQQFG